A single region of the Erythrobacter sp. genome encodes:
- a CDS encoding TonB-dependent receptor, whose amino-acid sequence MKIKYLLAASVVSLSAATAMVAAPAAAQQITSGVEGQVTDESGNALPGATITVTDERTGSSRTSTSGSGGQFRVVNLQPGGPYSVTVTAPGYEGQTVEDVFTSIGGRQSFTFQLASGAAETIIVTGARAGATQLAVGPGTAFDTQTLEAFPSITRDIRDIIRIDPRVALDNQNDVDRISCLGGNDRSNTFTVDGIVQADVFGLNGTPFAARNALPLPFDVVDQVSVEFAPFDVEYSEFTGCLVNVVTKAGSNEFHGSAFITYFDDGMLANEVDGRPLQAGSEKRWGATINGPIIKDRLFFSFGYEETDLGDGNDFGPAGGGFANEAIFVTQNQFDEFAQIARDVYGQDVGGYPTTLPESSVRYFGRIDAVIADGHRLEATYQRLEETNIESDTGGQNLTGFNSFEDEGTVSDYYSLRLYSEWSDTISTELRVSRAEVGDVQGPVGFGEAQSDNPTVRLAVGVQPVPGVTSENGLLTTGPGIFRSANQLDTKIDQARFQMNVDAGDGHFLKFGAEINDLEVFNLFAINATGTLFFRNLDDFRNGVVAGGNFASVFGDLADELAAGNLGGGTINASPSGDINEAAALFSRRIYSVYAQDEWQATDQLSINAGIRVQMYDGDAPPANPNFLDRYGFTNATSFGRLDTLLLPRLSATYEFDNDGFFYNSRLTGGVGIFSGGDPVVWFSNAFSNNGFNVGEGSTFDATCAGFTNPDGSFNVLNNGNFQGFPQCAINAGSAQAAQGLADTQSIDPEIDVPSVVRANIGFVTDFGTETGFFSNWRLNLDYIYSRFNDTLNWVDLSQTPNPSQGLNGFTVDGRPIYDAIDPSNAGCTAQLQGTGGTPPVYTNVNAPCFSTRRDDEIQLTNGPSFESHVFSAILSKTFESGLFTDGGSTRVNFGYAFTDSNNNRNAGSSTATSSYDVTAAFDRQNPAVSTSNFETRHNITATVNFREEFFDGYDTNIGIFFRARSGLPYSLTFDGGGVFNDSSSGSDNALLYIPTGVNDPNISPSSDPAAVTALLDYLGTSEVGGQCSFDLGESIARNTCNNDWHFDMDLRFSQELPFIGSLTGIANDRVEVFADFANFLNLLDGSWNVLRARGQFVDLVDGGVDDEGRYIIRGFNPDDQNNLAIGPSAWRIQIGARYEF is encoded by the coding sequence ATGAAGATCAAATATCTCCTTGCAGCGAGCGTCGTCAGTCTCTCTGCAGCCACCGCGATGGTCGCCGCTCCGGCAGCCGCGCAGCAGATCACCTCGGGCGTCGAGGGTCAGGTCACCGACGAATCGGGCAATGCTCTTCCCGGGGCGACGATCACCGTCACCGACGAGCGTACCGGCAGCTCGCGCACCTCGACTTCGGGTTCGGGCGGCCAGTTCCGCGTCGTCAACCTGCAGCCGGGCGGCCCCTACAGCGTGACCGTCACCGCGCCGGGTTACGAAGGCCAGACCGTCGAGGATGTCTTCACCAGCATCGGCGGTCGCCAGAGCTTCACCTTCCAGCTCGCTTCGGGTGCGGCCGAGACGATCATCGTCACCGGCGCGCGCGCCGGCGCGACCCAGCTTGCGGTCGGCCCGGGCACGGCCTTCGACACGCAGACGCTCGAAGCCTTCCCGTCGATCACCCGCGATATCCGCGACATCATCCGCATCGACCCGCGTGTCGCGCTCGACAACCAGAACGACGTCGATCGCATCTCCTGCCTCGGTGGCAATGACCGTTCGAACACCTTCACTGTCGACGGCATCGTCCAGGCCGACGTCTTCGGTCTCAACGGCACGCCGTTCGCTGCGCGTAACGCGCTGCCGCTGCCGTTCGACGTGGTCGACCAGGTCTCCGTCGAATTCGCGCCGTTCGACGTCGAGTATTCCGAATTCACCGGCTGTCTCGTCAACGTCGTGACCAAGGCGGGCTCGAACGAATTCCACGGTTCGGCCTTCATCACCTATTTCGACGACGGGATGCTCGCCAACGAAGTCGATGGTCGCCCGCTCCAGGCCGGCAGCGAAAAGCGCTGGGGTGCCACGATCAACGGCCCGATCATCAAGGATCGCCTGTTCTTCTCCTTCGGCTATGAAGAAACCGACCTCGGCGACGGCAACGATTTCGGTCCTGCCGGCGGCGGTTTCGCCAACGAGGCGATCTTCGTCACCCAGAACCAGTTCGACGAATTCGCGCAGATCGCGCGCGACGTCTATGGCCAGGACGTGGGCGGCTATCCGACCACGCTGCCTGAAAGCTCGGTGCGCTATTTCGGTCGTATCGACGCCGTCATCGCCGATGGTCACCGTCTCGAGGCGACCTACCAGCGGCTCGAGGAAACCAACATCGAATCCGACACCGGCGGCCAGAACCTGACCGGCTTCAACTCGTTCGAGGACGAGGGCACGGTCTCGGACTACTACTCGCTGCGTCTCTACTCCGAATGGAGCGACACGATCTCGACCGAGCTGCGTGTCAGCCGCGCCGAAGTCGGCGACGTGCAGGGCCCGGTCGGCTTCGGTGAAGCCCAGTCGGACAACCCGACCGTGCGTCTCGCCGTCGGCGTGCAGCCGGTCCCGGGCGTCACCAGCGAAAACGGCCTGCTGACCACGGGCCCGGGCATCTTCCGTTCGGCCAACCAGCTCGACACCAAGATCGACCAGGCCCGCTTCCAGATGAACGTGGATGCCGGCGACGGCCACTTCCTGAAGTTCGGCGCCGAAATCAACGATCTGGAAGTGTTCAACCTGTTCGCGATCAACGCGACCGGCACGCTGTTCTTCCGCAACCTCGACGATTTCCGCAACGGCGTCGTCGCGGGCGGCAACTTCGCCAGCGTGTTCGGCGACCTTGCCGACGAACTCGCCGCAGGCAACCTCGGCGGCGGCACGATCAACGCCTCGCCTTCGGGTGACATCAACGAGGCCGCCGCGCTGTTCAGCCGCCGGATCTACTCGGTCTATGCGCAGGACGAATGGCAGGCGACCGACCAGCTGTCGATCAACGCCGGCATCCGTGTGCAGATGTACGACGGCGACGCCCCGCCCGCGAACCCGAACTTCCTCGATCGCTATGGCTTCACCAACGCGACTTCGTTCGGCCGTCTCGACACGCTGCTTCTGCCGCGTCTCTCGGCGACCTACGAATTCGACAATGACGGCTTCTTCTACAACAGCCGTCTGACCGGCGGCGTCGGCATCTTCTCCGGCGGCGACCCGGTGGTGTGGTTCTCCAACGCCTTCTCGAACAACGGCTTCAACGTCGGCGAGGGTTCGACCTTCGATGCGACCTGCGCCGGGTTTACCAACCCCGACGGTTCGTTCAACGTGCTGAACAACGGGAACTTCCAGGGCTTCCCGCAGTGCGCGATCAACGCCGGTTCGGCGCAGGCCGCGCAGGGTCTTGCCGACACCCAGTCGATCGACCCCGAAATCGACGTGCCGAGCGTGGTGCGTGCGAACATCGGTTTCGTCACCGACTTCGGCACGGAAACCGGCTTCTTCAGCAACTGGCGCCTGAACCTCGACTACATCTACTCGCGGTTCAACGACACGCTGAACTGGGTCGACCTGTCGCAGACGCCGAACCCGTCGCAGGGGCTCAACGGCTTCACCGTCGACGGTCGCCCGATCTACGACGCGATCGACCCGAGCAATGCCGGCTGCACCGCGCAGCTGCAGGGCACGGGCGGCACCCCGCCGGTCTACACGAACGTCAACGCGCCGTGCTTCAGCACCCGCCGCGACGACGAGATCCAGCTGACCAACGGGCCGAGCTTCGAAAGCCACGTGTTCTCGGCGATCCTGTCGAAGACCTTCGAAAGCGGCCTGTTCACCGATGGCGGCAGCACGCGGGTCAATTTCGGCTATGCCTTCACCGACTCGAACAACAACCGGAACGCCGGTTCGTCGACCGCAACCTCGTCCTATGACGTGACCGCAGCCTTCGACCGTCAGAACCCGGCGGTGTCGACCTCGAACTTCGAGACCCGTCACAACATCACCGCCACGGTGAACTTCCGGGAGGAATTCTTCGACGGGTACGACACCAATATCGGGATCTTCTTCCGGGCGCGTTCGGGCCTGCCTTACAGCCTGACCTTCGACGGCGGCGGCGTCTTCAACGACTCCTCGTCGGGTTCGGACAACGCGCTGCTCTACATCCCGACCGGCGTGAACGATCCGAACATCTCGCCGTCCTCGGACCCGGCTGCTGTGACCGCGCTGCTCGACTATCTCGGCACGAGCGAAGTCGGTGGGCAGTGCAGCTTCGATCTCGGCGAGTCGATTGCGCGCAACACCTGCAACAACGACTGGCACTTCGACATGGACCTGCGCTTCAGTCAGGAACTGCCCTTCATCGGCAGCCTGACCGGCATCGCCAATGACCGGGTCGAGGTGTTCGCGGACTTCGCCAACTTCCTCAACCTGCTCGACGGCAGCTGGAACGTCCTGCGTGCCCGCGGCCAGTTCGTCGACCTCGTCGACGGCGGCGTGGACGACGAGGGTCGTTACATCATCCGCGGCTTCAACCCGGACGACCAGAACAACCTCGCCATCGGCCCGTCGGCCTGGCGGATCCAGATCGGTGCGCGCTACGAATTCTAA
- a CDS encoding 2-oxoglutarate and iron-dependent oxygenase domain-containing protein, with product MTETVSDTQADIAVVSIAQPLEMIADELGRSFAEYGFAVIRDHGIPQDLIERAEAKSREFFALPEAVKRAYKLEGGGGARGYTPFGTEKAKDAEIFDLKEFWHVGRTLPEGHQLSEFMAPNIWPDEVEGFEAVFSDLFAAFETAGLRVLEAIALHLGLERDFFAPTVEDGNSVMRLLHYPPLGPDAPEGAIRAAAHGDINTITLLLGAEEAGLELLTKQGEWRAVDVPEGALVINVGDMLERLTNGRLRSTTHRVVNPRGEAARRSRYSMPFFLHFRPDYVIEPLASCVGDDEDAPEPISSHDFLMQRLREINLA from the coding sequence ATGACCGAAACAGTTTCCGACACGCAGGCCGACATCGCCGTCGTCTCGATCGCCCAGCCGCTCGAGATGATCGCCGACGAACTCGGCCGCAGCTTTGCCGAATACGGCTTCGCCGTGATTCGCGACCACGGCATCCCGCAAGACCTGATCGAGCGGGCCGAGGCTAAGAGCCGCGAATTCTTCGCTCTGCCCGAAGCCGTCAAGCGCGCCTACAAGCTCGAAGGCGGGGGCGGCGCGCGCGGCTACACGCCGTTCGGGACGGAAAAGGCGAAGGACGCGGAAATCTTCGACCTCAAGGAGTTCTGGCACGTCGGGCGCACCCTGCCCGAAGGCCACCAGCTCTCCGAGTTCATGGCCCCGAACATCTGGCCGGACGAGGTCGAGGGGTTCGAGGCGGTGTTCTCCGACCTCTTTGCCGCTTTCGAGACGGCCGGGCTGCGCGTGCTGGAGGCGATCGCACTGCACCTTGGGCTGGAACGCGATTTCTTCGCGCCCACGGTCGAGGACGGCAATTCGGTCATGCGCCTGCTGCATTATCCGCCGCTCGGCCCCGACGCGCCCGAAGGCGCGATCCGCGCGGCGGCGCATGGCGATATCAACACGATCACCCTGCTGCTCGGCGCCGAGGAAGCGGGGCTCGAACTGCTCACGAAACAGGGCGAATGGCGCGCGGTGGACGTGCCCGAAGGCGCGCTCGTCATCAATGTCGGCGATATGCTGGAGAGGCTCACCAATGGCCGCCTGCGCTCGACCACGCACCGGGTCGTCAACCCGCGCGGGGAAGCGGCGCGGCGCTCGCGCTATTCGATGCCGTTCTTCCTCCATTTCCGGCCCGATTACGTGATCGAGCCGCTGGCGAGCTGCGTCGGAGACGACGAGGATGCGCCCGAGCCGATCAGCAGCCACGATTTCCTGATGCAGCGCCTGCGCGAGATCAATCTCGCCTGA
- a CDS encoding ATP-binding protein has protein sequence MKHALAGARGRFLAAGRLDRKSLLGALLGAAAFFALAAASLATASYGQVAASVWLPNALGVAFLLRARLSNELPFLLAFAVASLSANMLFGADAATALTFTLANLVDVALVTWLTRRGCGAFADMTRVSHLARFVWAGGLVGPAASAALASLALPAGGVPFPSGPLAWFMTDAMGMVALVPTALLAHDALDRGIALKSQQLVQTVGVLAAGMTCTLLVFDQPLYPLLFLIPPITLFHAFRLGSLGTALHVLAVAGVACGMTLAGKGPIAAANPSVLAQVHLVQAFVAANFLTGLPVAAILAGHNRMMQELEAGKEELDLLARNIADAVLRYDLRGVCTYASPSVREVLDSEPEELLGQPVEARLHEDARQPVTRALERLMHGESERERITYRRLRDAADGSPIFLEADCAIATDPVSGERCGVVVATRDVTGRVELEDLLRTARRKAEDAAQAKSEFLANMSHEIRTPMNGVLGFAELMLQGDLAPEQRRQAGLIVESGRSMMLLLNDILDLSRIEAGEVAIDHAPVDLHATLSDCAALHRPSAEEKGLELTFQCGCGGESECRFDEKARPWILTDGLRLRQIALNLIGNAVKFTESGRIDVSYTVDRGMARVRVEDSGIGIGEARIEEIFRPFAQGSGDVSRRYGGTGLGLSISRQLAELLGGRIEVESAPGKGSCFTLILPAPLADPASKPAPSPEAIEPETLPQSARVLLAEDHDINRQLVAEMLERCGQDVLLAHDGNEAISMVIDSVMRSKPFDLVLMDVQMPGCDGYAATRAIRAEGIGPDRLPIIALTANAFAEDVADARAAGMQGHLAKPVEFASLARALQRWLPTRIVEAAPSALDNASWEHGSEALDTSGCTGPAARRSAALRRRWHARRAEALAAVREALDQGLLGSDSDLVQGEQPDSKTDVETLVRKLHRLAGTAAMFSEARLGDQAAALERALAMEHSGALREALARELLAVAESAGQAKPGGG, from the coding sequence ATGAAACACGCCCTTGCCGGGGCGCGAGGGCGTTTCCTCGCCGCAGGCAGGCTCGACCGCAAGAGCCTGCTCGGCGCATTGCTCGGCGCGGCGGCCTTCTTCGCGCTGGCCGCGGCGAGCCTCGCGACCGCGAGCTACGGCCAGGTCGCGGCGAGCGTGTGGTTGCCCAATGCGCTCGGTGTCGCATTCCTTCTGCGCGCCCGCCTCTCCAACGAACTGCCCTTCTTGCTCGCTTTCGCGGTAGCAAGCTTGTCCGCCAATATGCTGTTCGGGGCGGATGCGGCGACGGCGCTGACCTTCACGCTCGCCAACCTTGTCGACGTCGCGTTGGTGACATGGCTGACGCGGCGTGGCTGCGGCGCATTCGCCGACATGACGAGGGTATCCCATCTTGCCCGCTTCGTCTGGGCTGGTGGGCTGGTCGGCCCCGCCGCCTCGGCGGCGCTCGCATCGCTGGCGCTACCGGCGGGGGGCGTACCCTTCCCGAGCGGCCCGCTGGCATGGTTCATGACCGATGCGATGGGCATGGTGGCGCTGGTCCCGACGGCGCTGCTTGCGCATGACGCGCTGGATCGCGGGATCGCGCTGAAGTCGCAACAGCTGGTGCAGACCGTCGGCGTGCTGGCGGCGGGAATGACCTGCACGTTGTTGGTGTTCGACCAGCCGCTCTATCCGCTCCTCTTCCTGATCCCGCCGATCACCCTGTTCCATGCCTTCCGGCTCGGCAGCCTCGGGACCGCGCTGCACGTGTTGGCGGTCGCGGGGGTCGCCTGCGGGATGACGCTGGCCGGCAAGGGTCCGATCGCTGCGGCGAACCCTTCGGTGCTGGCGCAGGTCCATCTCGTCCAGGCTTTCGTCGCGGCGAATTTCCTTACCGGCCTGCCGGTCGCCGCGATCCTCGCCGGGCACAACAGGATGATGCAGGAACTCGAAGCGGGGAAAGAAGAGCTCGACCTGCTTGCCCGGAACATCGCCGATGCGGTGCTGCGATACGATCTTCGGGGAGTGTGCACCTACGCCTCGCCCTCGGTGCGCGAGGTGCTCGATAGCGAACCGGAAGAACTGCTCGGCCAGCCGGTCGAGGCGCGGTTGCACGAGGATGCGCGCCAACCGGTGACGCGCGCGCTCGAGCGGCTGATGCACGGCGAGTCCGAGCGGGAGCGGATCACATATCGCCGACTGCGCGACGCGGCGGATGGTTCCCCGATCTTTCTCGAGGCCGATTGCGCGATCGCGACCGACCCGGTGAGCGGGGAGCGCTGCGGTGTCGTCGTCGCCACCCGCGATGTGACCGGGCGAGTCGAACTCGAAGACCTGCTGAGGACCGCTCGCCGCAAGGCGGAGGACGCGGCGCAGGCGAAATCGGAATTTCTCGCCAACATGAGCCACGAAATCCGTACGCCCATGAACGGTGTGCTCGGTTTTGCGGAACTGATGCTGCAGGGGGATCTCGCCCCCGAACAGCGCCGCCAGGCGGGCCTGATCGTCGAATCCGGACGGTCGATGATGCTGCTGCTCAACGACATCCTCGACCTTTCCAGAATTGAGGCCGGCGAAGTCGCGATCGATCATGCGCCGGTCGATCTCCACGCCACCCTGTCCGATTGCGCCGCGCTGCACCGGCCGAGCGCGGAAGAAAAGGGGCTTGAGCTCACCTTTCAATGCGGCTGCGGCGGCGAGAGCGAATGCCGCTTCGACGAAAAAGCGCGGCCCTGGATCCTGACCGACGGCCTGCGGCTGCGTCAGATCGCGCTCAACCTGATCGGCAATGCGGTCAAATTCACTGAAAGCGGGCGGATCGATGTCAGCTACACGGTCGACCGGGGCATGGCCCGGGTGCGGGTCGAGGACAGCGGGATCGGGATAGGCGAAGCGCGGATCGAGGAGATCTTCCGGCCCTTTGCGCAGGGTTCGGGCGACGTCTCGAGGCGCTATGGCGGGACCGGGCTGGGCCTGTCGATCAGCCGCCAGCTGGCCGAACTGCTGGGCGGCCGGATCGAGGTCGAGAGCGCCCCCGGGAAAGGTTCGTGCTTCACGCTAATCCTGCCTGCGCCGCTTGCCGACCCGGCATCAAAGCCGGCGCCATCGCCCGAGGCGATCGAACCAGAAACCCTGCCTCAATCCGCGCGCGTCCTGCTTGCGGAAGATCACGACATCAACCGCCAACTGGTCGCCGAAATGCTCGAGCGATGCGGCCAGGACGTGCTGTTGGCGCACGACGGGAACGAGGCGATCTCGATGGTGATCGATTCGGTCATGCGTTCGAAGCCCTTCGATCTGGTGCTGATGGACGTCCAGATGCCGGGCTGCGATGGATATGCGGCGACACGGGCGATCCGGGCGGAGGGGATCGGACCGGACCGCCTGCCGATCATCGCGCTCACCGCGAATGCCTTCGCCGAGGATGTGGCCGATGCCCGTGCGGCGGGAATGCAGGGTCACCTCGCCAAGCCGGTGGAATTCGCATCGCTCGCGCGGGCGCTGCAACGCTGGCTGCCGACCCGGATCGTCGAGGCCGCGCCAAGCGCGCTCGACAACGCCTCGTGGGAGCATGGCAGCGAAGCGCTTGACACCTCCGGCTGCACAGGGCCCGCCGCTCGACGCTCGGCTGCGCTGCGGCGCCGCTGGCACGCGCGTCGGGCGGAAGCGTTGGCGGCCGTGCGCGAAGCGCTCGACCAGGGGCTGCTCGGGAGCGATTCAGACCTCGTGCAAGGCGAACAGCCAGACAGCAAGACGGACGTGGAGACGCTGGTTCGCAAGCTGCACCGGCTCGCCGGCACGGCCGCGATGTTCTCCGAAGCCCGCCTCGGCGACCAGGCCGCGGCGCTCGAACGGGCCCTGGCGATGGAGCATTCCGGAGCGTTGCGAGAAGCGCTGGCGCGCGAATTGCTGGCCGTTGCCGAAAGCGCCGGCCAGGCCAAGCCAGGCGGGGGATAG